One genomic region from Reichenbachiella ulvae encodes:
- a CDS encoding efflux RND transporter permease subunit, with amino-acid sequence MSDSKGNFFVHRPIVAMVIAVVIVIVGTVSVLDLPIEQYPNLTPPIVQVRANYTGANAVNVEESVATPLEQQINGVDNMIYMKSTNANDGSMVINISFDVGTDPDMNTVLAQNRVSAATAKLPEPVKKLGVTTEKSLPNILMLIALTSDGRYNQDFLGNYALINIKDQLARIKGVGRVNVLGASDYSMRIWIKPDRLSQLGITVPEILRAINQQNIVVPGGKFGAEPAPKGTEFTYTVRLPERFNSPEAFGDIVVRTNEDGSQVKLENIATIDLGVETYNAFTRLNGETSSIIALYQAPGSNAVELAENVIKEMDRLEGNFPESMKYDVSLDSTAPITAGIKDIVVTLIIALILVVLVVFIFIQDWRATLIPTLAIPVSLIGAFIFFPLLGFTINVLSLLGLVLAIGIVVDDAIVVVEAVQVNIENGMSAKEATLDAMRKVTAPVIATTLVLVAVFIPVAGMAGITGLLYQQFAITIVVSVLVSSVNALTLSPALCSILLKEPEPFKGPLGWFFDKFNRGVDRTTDAYMSYTQVVSRKLKRGVVFMLILTGATVVFGKLVPGGFIPEEDMGYFFVNVQLPNAASLQRTDVIAKDVEQALMKIPEVDFVTNATGFSMLSGAMSSNNGFLFVSLKHWSERDRTVKEIIQQVNQFLYLKVKGAQAFSFGPPAIPGLGNGSGFSIMLQDMMGNSPQYLQENAQKFIVAANQKPEIGNAFTTFQASVPQRYMDIDKEKALKLGVNLEELYQTVGTFMGGSYVNDFTRFGRLYKTYIQAEPEYRVDESQISNFFIKSNTGKMVPLATLVNIEPIAGPDYTNRFNLFRAIEVTGAPAPGFTSAQAMEALEKTAAEVLPADMTYSWNAMSFQEKKASGSLGVILTFSLVFVFLILSAQYESWSLPLSILLGTPFAIFGALFFLWAARLGSPSFENNIFAQVSFVMLIGMAAKNAILIVEFANDEFKKGLSLFDAAIGAARSRFRPILMTAFSFILGVFPLVIASGSGAEARKVMGMALLGGMGLATFLGVFMYPMLFVLVGKLFNYEKKRDEANA; translated from the coding sequence ATGTCTGATAGTAAAGGGAATTTCTTCGTTCATAGACCGATCGTTGCGATGGTCATAGCGGTGGTGATTGTGATTGTCGGAACTGTATCGGTTCTCGACCTTCCCATAGAGCAGTATCCCAACCTAACACCACCGATTGTTCAGGTACGTGCCAACTACACTGGGGCCAATGCTGTCAATGTTGAAGAATCGGTAGCTACCCCTCTGGAACAGCAGATCAATGGGGTGGACAACATGATCTATATGAAATCTACCAATGCCAATGACGGCAGTATGGTCATTAATATTTCATTTGATGTTGGCACTGATCCGGATATGAATACGGTCCTAGCTCAAAATAGAGTGTCTGCTGCCACGGCCAAGTTGCCGGAACCCGTAAAAAAGCTGGGGGTTACTACTGAGAAATCATTGCCTAATATTCTGATGCTAATAGCTCTGACATCCGACGGACGATATAATCAGGATTTTTTAGGAAACTATGCACTCATTAATATCAAGGATCAATTGGCTAGGATCAAGGGGGTAGGTAGAGTCAATGTTTTGGGTGCTTCTGACTACTCGATGCGTATTTGGATTAAGCCAGATAGGCTTTCACAATTGGGGATTACTGTTCCTGAGATTCTCAGGGCCATCAACCAGCAGAATATAGTAGTGCCAGGCGGGAAATTCGGTGCTGAACCAGCGCCCAAGGGAACTGAGTTTACTTACACAGTGAGGTTGCCAGAGCGTTTCAATTCACCAGAGGCATTTGGAGATATCGTCGTTCGTACCAATGAAGATGGTTCTCAAGTCAAATTGGAGAATATAGCCACAATCGATTTAGGTGTTGAGACTTATAATGCTTTCACGCGACTGAATGGAGAAACTTCTTCAATCATTGCGCTATATCAAGCTCCTGGGTCCAATGCTGTCGAATTGGCTGAAAATGTAATCAAAGAAATGGATAGGCTCGAAGGAAACTTTCCTGAGTCTATGAAATATGATGTTTCGCTAGATTCCACAGCTCCAATAACTGCGGGTATTAAGGATATTGTCGTTACGTTGATCATCGCATTGATTTTGGTTGTACTGGTAGTATTTATTTTTATTCAGGATTGGCGGGCGACCTTGATTCCAACTTTGGCTATCCCTGTTTCACTCATTGGAGCCTTTATCTTTTTCCCACTACTAGGGTTTACTATCAATGTATTGTCTTTGCTCGGATTAGTTCTAGCCATAGGTATTGTGGTAGATGATGCAATCGTGGTGGTGGAAGCGGTGCAGGTAAATATAGAGAATGGTATGAGTGCCAAGGAGGCTACATTGGATGCCATGCGCAAAGTAACTGCTCCAGTAATTGCAACTACCTTGGTATTAGTGGCCGTATTTATTCCGGTAGCAGGTATGGCTGGTATTACTGGACTGCTCTATCAACAGTTTGCCATCACAATTGTGGTTTCTGTTTTGGTATCATCTGTCAATGCTTTGACATTGAGTCCAGCATTGTGTTCTATTTTATTAAAAGAGCCCGAGCCCTTCAAAGGACCTTTAGGATGGTTTTTTGATAAGTTTAACAGGGGGGTAGATCGAACCACCGATGCCTATATGAGCTACACACAAGTTGTATCTCGCAAACTCAAACGAGGGGTTGTATTTATGTTGATCCTGACTGGAGCAACAGTTGTTTTTGGTAAATTGGTTCCGGGTGGTTTCATTCCTGAAGAGGATATGGGCTATTTTTTCGTTAACGTGCAATTGCCTAATGCCGCTTCTTTACAACGCACAGATGTGATTGCTAAAGATGTAGAACAGGCATTGATGAAAATACCAGAAGTTGATTTTGTCACCAATGCTACAGGTTTTAGCATGCTATCAGGAGCGATGTCTTCCAACAATGGATTCTTGTTTGTCTCTCTCAAGCATTGGAGTGAAAGAGATCGAACTGTCAAGGAGATCATTCAACAAGTCAATCAATTTCTGTATCTCAAAGTAAAAGGCGCACAGGCATTTTCTTTCGGTCCGCCTGCAATACCAGGTTTGGGCAATGGATCAGGTTTTAGCATTATGCTTCAGGATATGATGGGGAACTCTCCACAATATCTTCAGGAGAATGCACAGAAGTTTATTGTAGCGGCTAACCAAAAACCTGAAATTGGGAATGCCTTTACTACTTTTCAAGCTTCTGTACCGCAGCGCTATATGGACATTGACAAGGAAAAAGCACTTAAATTGGGGGTTAATCTAGAGGAACTGTATCAAACTGTGGGCACTTTTATGGGAGGAAGTTATGTGAATGATTTTACCCGATTTGGAAGACTATATAAAACCTATATTCAAGCAGAACCTGAGTATCGCGTGGATGAATCTCAGATTAGCAATTTTTTTATTAAGAGTAATACTGGGAAAATGGTACCATTAGCGACTTTGGTCAATATTGAACCTATAGCTGGCCCGGATTACACCAATCGATTCAACCTTTTCCGAGCCATCGAAGTAACCGGCGCCCCGGCTCCTGGGTTTACCTCGGCGCAGGCTATGGAGGCATTAGAAAAAACGGCTGCCGAAGTGTTGCCTGCTGATATGACTTATTCTTGGAATGCCATGTCATTTCAAGAAAAAAAGGCTTCTGGTTCTCTTGGGGTTATATTGACGTTCTCGTTGGTCTTTGTGTTCCTTATTTTATCAGCTCAGTATGAAAGCTGGTCATTGCCACTAAGTATTCTATTGGGAACTCCGTTTGCTATATTTGGCGCCTTGTTTTTCTTATGGGCGGCACGATTGGGGAGCCCTAGTTTTGAGAACAATATTTTTGCTCAGGTTTCTTTTGTGATGCTGATTGGTATGGCTGCTAAGAATGCCATTTTGATTGTGGAATTTGCCAATGATGAATTTAAAAAAGGATTATCCCTATTTGATGCGGCCATAGGAGCTGCCAGGTCAAGATTCAGGCCAATTTTGATGACAGCTTTTTCTTTTATTCTAGGAGTATTTCCACTTGTAATAGCTTCTGGTTCTGGAGCTGAGGCCCGAAAAGTGATGGGTATGGCCTTGCTTGGAGGAATGGGGCTAGCGACATTCCTTGGTGTATTTATGTACCCAATGTTATTTGTTTTGGTAGGTAAGTTGTTCAATTATGAAAAGAAACGGGATGAAGCAAATGCATAA
- a CDS encoding efflux transporter outer membrane subunit codes for MKRNGMKQMHNKLPLYILIMLLLLASCKMGPAYKSPEVIAPEVFLYQTSPSDSLTDIKWWELFNDPVLDSLLRMALDSNREVKATFNSIEQARLKYKIQKANLYPDLNLQGQLNYGTYSGFLNDEAMGNYLAAGAVSWEIDFWGKLRRLNEAALADYLGTEFGYQNLRLSLVSQICLYYFQLRIYEESVAISRRTLALRDSSLNLIRARYDKGIVAEIDVNHAEIQQAIAASAVPLFERAAAQTQNALNVLIGNNPMEVARSIHIDSLVVNQDVPLGLPSELLLRRPDLALAEQKIVAQNARIGVAQANRFPSISLTALGGVSNELASFNTAGAAWSAGLNLFGPLFNWGKNKRQVEIEKLRTESAYLNYENAVFNAFREVEDALIAIQTFKEEYAARVNHVRAANNAQFLSSQRYDKGITSYLEYLESQRQAFEAELALVAVQGELLSSYVLLYKALGGGWLTEEDYQASQATN; via the coding sequence ATGAAAAGAAACGGGATGAAGCAAATGCATAATAAATTACCCCTTTACATTTTGATCATGTTGCTTTTACTTGCTTCTTGTAAGATGGGACCAGCTTACAAGAGTCCTGAGGTAATTGCACCCGAAGTATTTCTATATCAAACGAGTCCATCAGATTCGTTAACAGATATCAAATGGTGGGAGCTCTTCAATGATCCAGTACTTGATTCGCTCCTACGGATGGCATTGGATAGCAACAGAGAGGTGAAAGCCACATTTAATAGTATAGAACAAGCACGCCTTAAGTATAAAATTCAAAAAGCAAACTTATATCCGGATCTCAATCTTCAAGGACAATTGAATTATGGGACTTATTCCGGCTTTTTGAATGATGAGGCCATGGGGAATTATTTGGCAGCTGGGGCTGTTAGTTGGGAGATTGATTTTTGGGGTAAGTTGCGAAGATTGAATGAGGCTGCTTTGGCAGATTATCTGGGAACTGAATTTGGATATCAAAATTTGAGGCTTTCTCTGGTCAGTCAAATTTGCCTCTATTATTTTCAATTAAGAATATATGAAGAAAGCGTAGCGATATCACGAAGAACATTGGCTCTTAGAGATAGCTCTCTGAATCTGATCCGTGCCAGGTACGACAAGGGGATAGTTGCAGAGATAGATGTTAATCATGCTGAAATTCAACAAGCCATTGCTGCATCGGCAGTTCCGCTTTTTGAACGTGCTGCTGCGCAGACACAAAATGCACTGAATGTACTCATAGGAAATAATCCAATGGAGGTAGCCAGGAGTATTCATATTGATAGTTTGGTAGTCAACCAGGATGTGCCTTTGGGTCTACCCTCAGAGTTGCTACTTAGAAGACCTGATCTAGCATTGGCCGAACAAAAGATTGTTGCTCAGAACGCAAGAATAGGTGTAGCCCAAGCCAATCGCTTTCCTTCAATAAGTCTCACTGCACTGGGTGGGGTAAGTAACGAATTGGCTAGTTTTAATACAGCTGGTGCAGCCTGGTCAGCCGGATTGAATTTGTTTGGACCATTGTTCAATTGGGGCAAAAATAAGAGACAGGTAGAAATCGAAAAACTTAGGACCGAATCGGCTTATTTGAATTATGAAAATGCGGTATTCAATGCATTTAGGGAAGTAGAAGATGCATTGATAGCTATTCAAACTTTCAAAGAGGAATATGCCGCCAGAGTCAATCATGTTAGGGCGGCTAATAATGCACAGTTTCTTAGTAGTCAAAGGTATGACAAAGGAATCACCAGTTATCTGGAGTATTTGGAGTCTCAGAGACAGGCATTTGAGGCGGAGTTAGCACTTGTAGCAGTGCAAGGTGAATTATTAAGTTCCTATGTTTTGCTCTATAAAGCACTTGGTGGTGGTTGGTTGACAGAAGAAGATTATCAAGCATCGCAAGCAACGAATTAA
- a CDS encoding potassium channel family protein, with protein sequence MLFLKKNTDHPLVKNRYIILFIVIMSRLFLSPLVSTNWGFIIAPVFDFFLFAALMLIVQKFRKAFWILGAFGFIAVALGTFGGFAYAFGLFLFAAFIGIVAVELFSDLLGKKSVGLNEMIGALDGYILIGFIGAQLFLIVNFFFDNAFSNLSEGPAATQDLIYFSFITMLTIGYGEIVPLIPAARNMVILVGLLGQFYLVVVIATFVGKFMKDR encoded by the coding sequence ATGTTATTTCTGAAAAAGAATACAGATCACCCTTTGGTTAAGAACCGATACATTATCCTCTTTATAGTGATCATGTCCAGACTATTTTTGAGCCCGTTGGTGTCTACAAATTGGGGGTTTATTATTGCTCCGGTGTTTGACTTTTTCCTTTTCGCTGCGTTAATGTTGATCGTTCAGAAGTTTAGAAAGGCTTTCTGGATTCTTGGAGCATTTGGTTTTATAGCTGTAGCTCTGGGTACTTTTGGTGGATTTGCTTATGCCTTTGGCTTGTTTTTGTTTGCTGCTTTTATTGGGATTGTGGCAGTAGAATTGTTTTCTGATTTGCTAGGAAAAAAGAGTGTAGGTTTAAACGAAATGATAGGTGCTCTTGACGGCTATATTTTGATTGGTTTTATAGGTGCACAGTTGTTTTTGATTGTTAATTTCTTTTTTGATAATGCCTTTTCGAATCTCTCGGAAGGGCCAGCTGCTACACAAGATTTAATTTATTTCAGCTTCATTACCATGCTGACGATTGGATATGGTGAGATTGTACCCTTGATTCCAGCCGCACGAAATATGGTGATATTGGTGGGGCTATTAGGGCAGTTTTATTTAGTAGTAGTTATTGCGACATTTGTAGGTAAATTCATGAAGGATAGATAA
- a CDS encoding carboxypeptidase-like regulatory domain-containing protein, producing the protein MLKIFYPAILALGLATILFSCKDDDDKGPTEGVVTGTVLALDDARSVQGVSVSAFFADNNEPTGVSTTTNADGVYSINLMPGTYYLRLAKLGFQEVPPVGVTAIPFTIVEGETVTLDYDLVASAVIDGGAISGTVSSDSEMISGALIIATDATGSSYSAVSDAEGNYTILNVPAGTYTVQAWLSGYNGQSADGTVEANSITGDIDILMTAGVSATLDGSVKFLATGNKAVDVSLIHPSTQQVIPGLSVSTEGTFTMTDIPDGEYLARASYNNDTLVVDPDFIVKFGDPVVTVSGGAVTVTQGDATSGVLDFAVTNSVLLDNPSNTATEIVPVEVSAAGLTFTWKPYSSTSDYVVELLDINGNTIWGGFDNSGDIPVKVITTTSTSITYDGPALLNGRTYRWKVYASKDDKSNGGWSLISMSEDQMGLIKIIE; encoded by the coding sequence ATGTTGAAAATTTTCTATCCAGCTATTTTAGCCCTAGGGCTAGCTACCATTCTCTTTTCATGTAAAGATGATGATGACAAAGGCCCTACTGAAGGAGTCGTAACAGGTACCGTTCTGGCCTTAGATGATGCCCGTAGTGTTCAAGGTGTGTCTGTCAGTGCCTTTTTTGCCGACAATAATGAACCTACAGGAGTTAGCACCACAACAAATGCCGATGGTGTTTATTCAATCAACCTGATGCCAGGTACCTACTATTTAAGATTGGCCAAATTAGGCTTTCAAGAAGTGCCCCCAGTAGGCGTAACCGCCATTCCTTTCACTATCGTAGAAGGAGAAACTGTTACACTCGATTATGATTTGGTGGCCAGCGCTGTAATTGACGGAGGTGCAATCTCTGGAACAGTTTCTTCTGATTCTGAAATGATATCAGGCGCGCTTATCATAGCCACTGATGCAACTGGTTCTTCATACTCAGCTGTTTCTGATGCAGAAGGTAACTATACAATATTAAATGTCCCAGCTGGCACATACACAGTGCAGGCCTGGTTGTCAGGTTACAATGGACAAAGTGCCGATGGTACAGTTGAAGCCAACAGTATCACCGGAGACATTGATATCCTAATGACAGCTGGTGTTAGTGCTACATTAGATGGTTCTGTCAAGTTCCTTGCTACTGGAAACAAAGCTGTGGATGTCTCTCTCATTCACCCAAGCACACAACAAGTAATCCCTGGCTTATCAGTATCCACAGAAGGAACCTTTACAATGACCGACATTCCTGATGGAGAGTATTTAGCTAGAGCAAGTTATAACAACGATACGCTGGTTGTAGATCCAGACTTCATTGTTAAGTTTGGTGACCCAGTGGTCACTGTATCAGGCGGTGCTGTTACAGTAACTCAAGGAGACGCTACCAGCGGCGTGTTGGATTTTGCTGTGACTAACTCTGTACTACTGGACAATCCATCTAATACAGCGACCGAAATTGTTCCAGTAGAAGTATCAGCAGCTGGATTGACTTTCACTTGGAAGCCTTACTCTAGTACTTCTGATTATGTAGTAGAATTGCTTGACATCAATGGCAATACCATTTGGGGTGGATTTGACAACAGTGGTGACATACCAGTGAAGGTAATAACCACTACGAGTACATCTATCACTTATGATGGGCCAGCACTATTGAATGGAAGAACCTACAGATGGAAAGTATACGCAAGTAAAGACGACAAATCCAACGGTGGCTGGAGCCTAATCTCAATGAGCGAAGATCAAATGGGATTAATTAAGATAATTGAATAG
- a CDS encoding glycosyltransferase family 2 protein: protein MAKTAIVILNFNGVDFLKKFLAGVVANSPEGEVIVADNGSTDDSVSYLKQHFPHLRLILFESNHGFTGGYNRAIAEIDHEYCVLLNSDIEVTPGWLNPITEFLDQNPHVAACQPKIKSYDQKDHFEYAGAAGGFLDALGYPYCRGRMFDTLEVDNQQYDNPVQCFWATGASMFIRTDIYKKLGGLDEEFFAHMEEIDLCWRIQKHGLEVWCIPQSEVYHVGGGTLNKSNPRKTYLNFRNNLAMVYKNERAMKLAWLLPLRFTLDFISGIQFWVEDSFAHFQAVLKAQIDFVMSIPHLNQKRKQFKKQIKQTSVSRNSTSVVLQYFIRGKKHFSNFN, encoded by the coding sequence ATGGCTAAAACCGCCATTGTCATATTAAATTTTAACGGGGTAGACTTTCTCAAAAAGTTTCTAGCTGGAGTTGTAGCCAATAGTCCGGAAGGAGAAGTGATAGTAGCTGATAATGGCTCTACAGATGACTCTGTGAGCTATTTAAAGCAACACTTCCCTCATCTGCGTCTCATTTTATTCGAATCGAACCACGGATTTACTGGTGGATACAATCGGGCCATTGCCGAGATCGATCACGAATACTGTGTATTGCTCAATTCTGATATAGAGGTTACTCCCGGATGGCTCAATCCCATTACGGAATTTCTGGATCAGAATCCCCATGTTGCTGCTTGTCAACCCAAAATTAAATCTTACGATCAGAAAGATCATTTTGAATACGCAGGAGCTGCTGGTGGCTTTCTCGATGCATTGGGCTACCCTTATTGTCGAGGAAGAATGTTCGACACACTAGAAGTTGACAATCAGCAGTATGACAATCCCGTGCAATGCTTTTGGGCCACCGGAGCTTCCATGTTTATCAGAACAGACATCTACAAAAAACTAGGAGGTCTGGATGAAGAATTTTTTGCGCATATGGAAGAAATTGACCTCTGTTGGCGCATTCAAAAGCATGGATTGGAAGTTTGGTGTATCCCACAAAGTGAGGTATACCATGTCGGAGGCGGCACTTTGAATAAGAGTAATCCCAGAAAGACTTATCTCAACTTCCGAAACAATCTGGCTATGGTCTATAAAAATGAAAGGGCAATGAAGTTGGCATGGCTCCTCCCCCTTCGATTTACTTTGGATTTTATATCCGGCATTCAGTTTTGGGTGGAAGATTCTTTTGCTCATTTTCAAGCTGTACTTAAAGCGCAAATTGATTTTGTTATGAGTATTCCGCATTTGAACCAAAAGCGAAAGCAGTTCAAAAAACAAATCAAACAAACTTCAGTCTCTAGAAACAGCACTTCAGTTGTTCTGCAATATTTCATTCGAGGAAAGAAACATTTCAGTAACTTCAACTGA
- a CDS encoding YbaB/EbfC family nucleoid-associated protein, protein MFDMMKMMGKVKEVQAKMKEAQAELAQIEVEGESGAGLVKAVVNGQKQLLKIDVDDSLVNTADKDVLQDLIVAAVNKATEAADEKAKEHMKQYTEGMLPNIPGMDLGSMFNG, encoded by the coding sequence ATGTTTGATATGATGAAAATGATGGGCAAAGTCAAAGAAGTGCAAGCCAAAATGAAGGAAGCACAGGCAGAATTGGCCCAAATAGAAGTGGAAGGCGAATCAGGTGCTGGTCTGGTCAAGGCTGTGGTAAATGGTCAAAAGCAACTTCTGAAAATTGACGTGGATGATTCATTGGTCAATACTGCAGACAAAGACGTACTGCAAGACCTAATCGTAGCTGCTGTAAACAAAGCCACAGAGGCAGCTGACGAGAAAGCCAAAGAACACATGAAGCAATATACCGAAGGTATGTTGCCAAATATCCCAGGCATGGATCTGGGTAGCATGTTCAATGGCTAA
- a CDS encoding gliding motility-associated C-terminal domain-containing protein, producing the protein MKSNIYIQLTFAFVLFLFSGQVMGQYASIQNRFEVDYIKGCAGWQVNVTINDPGGVFDNPRFWYTGFDSNQTPTTNLNHIFPDAGEFYIAMLVNNTDGEFENNQLDSILVEVIEPADPQFIIRNCDAHQVKVQITDDFYDRYQVNFTTTDFEIVDPLDTTSAYNYGIQGDYRIEVQGLFDNAAPNCTVINEGFTSIEEIIDPTLTSIETISNDPATGQLQMAHTLGEHTIYQLMESIEGSENFDSLQEVSGAETLINNQNTVRSFNCYQIETYDACNEVIIPSNILCSVNFHLETSEDGNLMVWDTDETQATSYNLIRNDGLLTEITDPTIKQFNDTSVICQEEYVYNVQALFSSGSSLAKDTAIIASRSGELPPITEYPSSTFNLDNEVVLNWNTPDAEQIPFRRYIVQKRTNNRSWRFVAIADDTTYIDTDPDFFGLQSYRITYDDQCGNEATPSPITQPILASQVGSRGKIVTYSWNKYETWINGIRNYTIERLDSAGNIIEEFPVLSGRNKDVEFGANDLDAKYIRVRAESLDETPLFTYSNVIESRLKTTMFLPNAFTPDDDGLNDYFIAEGPSVFNFRMEIYNRWGIRIFETSDLVNGWDGKLNGEEAPEGTYIYKIFFEDGIGKDYEQMGSFILLRQ; encoded by the coding sequence TTGAAATCAAACATTTACATCCAGCTTACATTTGCATTCGTTCTTTTCCTCTTTTCAGGACAAGTAATGGGACAATATGCCAGTATTCAGAATCGCTTTGAGGTGGATTATATCAAGGGCTGTGCCGGTTGGCAAGTCAATGTAACTATCAATGATCCGGGGGGAGTTTTTGACAACCCTAGATTTTGGTACACAGGATTTGACTCTAATCAAACCCCTACTACCAATCTGAATCACATTTTCCCGGATGCGGGCGAGTTCTATATCGCAATGCTCGTGAATAACACAGATGGGGAATTTGAAAACAATCAATTGGATTCTATCCTCGTAGAAGTGATTGAACCTGCCGATCCACAATTCATCATCAGAAATTGTGATGCTCATCAAGTCAAAGTGCAAATCACTGACGATTTCTATGATCGTTATCAAGTTAATTTCACTACTACTGACTTTGAAATCGTTGATCCCTTAGACACAACCTCAGCCTATAACTATGGCATACAGGGAGACTATCGGATAGAAGTTCAGGGCCTATTCGACAATGCTGCCCCCAACTGCACAGTCATCAATGAAGGCTTTACTAGTATTGAAGAAATAATAGATCCAACTCTTACTTCCATTGAAACAATCAGCAATGATCCAGCCACAGGTCAATTGCAAATGGCCCATACACTTGGTGAACACACCATCTACCAGCTGATGGAATCTATAGAAGGAAGTGAGAATTTTGATTCGCTTCAGGAAGTATCCGGAGCAGAAACTCTCATCAACAATCAAAACACGGTGAGAAGCTTTAATTGCTATCAAATAGAAACCTATGACGCATGCAATGAAGTAATTATCCCCTCCAATATTTTATGCTCAGTTAATTTCCATTTGGAGACCAGCGAAGACGGTAACCTCATGGTTTGGGATACCGATGAGACTCAAGCCACTTCGTACAATTTGATACGAAACGATGGATTATTGACTGAAATCACAGACCCAACGATCAAACAATTCAACGACACCTCCGTCATCTGTCAGGAAGAGTATGTTTATAATGTACAGGCGCTTTTTTCTTCGGGATCATCACTAGCAAAGGACACGGCGATCATTGCCTCCAGGTCAGGAGAGCTTCCACCTATTACGGAATATCCGAGTTCTACTTTCAACCTGGACAATGAAGTCGTACTCAACTGGAACACACCTGACGCAGAACAGATTCCATTTCGTAGATATATCGTTCAAAAAAGGACCAACAATCGAAGTTGGCGTTTTGTAGCCATTGCTGATGACACCACGTATATAGATACTGATCCGGATTTTTTCGGATTGCAATCCTATCGAATCACCTACGACGATCAATGTGGTAATGAGGCGACTCCCTCTCCTATTACTCAACCCATCTTAGCTTCTCAAGTTGGCTCAAGAGGAAAAATTGTAACCTATAGCTGGAACAAGTACGAAACCTGGATCAACGGAATCAGGAACTACACCATAGAACGACTGGACTCAGCTGGTAATATCATAGAAGAGTTCCCTGTACTTAGCGGAAGGAACAAAGATGTTGAGTTTGGAGCGAATGATCTGGACGCAAAATACATTCGAGTACGAGCTGAATCATTGGACGAAACACCCTTATTCACCTATTCCAATGTGATTGAATCACGATTAAAAACAACTATGTTTTTGCCCAATGCGTTTACTCCTGACGATGATGGACTCAATGATTATTTCATCGCAGAGGGGCCATCCGTATTCAATTTCAGAATGGAAATTTATAACAGGTGGGGCATTAGAATATTCGAAACCAGCGATCTGGTAAATGGTTGGGATGGCAAACTCAATGGTGAAGAAGCCCCCGAAGGTACTTATATTTACAAAATATTTTTTGAGGATGGAATCGGTAAAGATTACGAGCAAATGGGCTCATTCATCCTTTTACGTCAATAA